A single region of the Thermococcus zilligii AN1 genome encodes:
- a CDS encoding sugar phosphate isomerase/epimerase family protein — MRFGVNSSIVKEITGRGFSPEELGVDFVELGFDDVKVLTEEGIDWETLGNLEGLGFDFTLHAPTSDGRNVSLNLGVYNRTNISVMENVFRIANALNAEDIIIHGGDIHGDYHRAFMNTLRQFREIEALAMDYGVRLLVENLTGGRIGAFPHELIPFIGENSAVCLDVGHAFLTAMRYGLPLQEFDVLSGSAREFHVHDNNGERDEHLPPGEGMIGVRYILRMIENFRPENVVFEVRNYSNPMGVIAGINAIREGKEMKIAREVSL; from the coding sequence ATGAGGTTCGGAGTGAACTCATCCATAGTGAAGGAGATAACCGGAAGGGGCTTTTCCCCCGAAGAACTCGGCGTGGATTTTGTTGAGCTTGGCTTCGATGACGTGAAAGTGCTCACTGAGGAAGGTATAGACTGGGAAACCCTCGGGAACCTTGAGGGACTCGGCTTTGATTTTACTCTCCATGCTCCGACCTCGGACGGGAGAAACGTGAGCCTCAACCTCGGCGTTTACAACAGGACGAACATCAGTGTTATGGAGAACGTCTTCAGGATCGCAAATGCTCTCAACGCCGAGGACATTATCATCCACGGCGGCGACATTCACGGGGACTACCACAGGGCCTTCATGAACACCCTCAGGCAGTTCAGGGAAATAGAGGCTCTGGCTATGGACTACGGGGTACGACTTTTAGTTGAAAACCTTACAGGGGGAAGGATAGGAGCTTTTCCCCACGAACTCATTCCATTTATCGGCGAGAACTCGGCCGTTTGTCTCGACGTTGGACACGCCTTTTTAACGGCCATGAGATACGGACTTCCACTCCAGGAGTTTGACGTTCTCTCGGGGAGCGCCCGTGAGTTTCATGTCCATGATAACAACGGAGAAAGAGACGAACATCTCCCGCCTGGCGAGGGCATGATAGGGGTTCGCTATATCCTTAGAATGATTGAGAACTTCCGCCCCGAGAACGTCGTCTTTGAGGTTAGAAACTATTCAAACCCAATGGGGGTTATTGCCGGGATAAACGCCATCCGGGAGGGTAAAGAGATGAAAATCGCAAGGGAGGTGTCCCTATGA